The Methanobacterium petrolearium genome contains the following window.
TGGTAATTGGAATACTTTTCATTGCCAACAAAAAACTTTTCAACATCCCAACAGCACCTTCAACAGTAACTGAATCTCAGAAAGGAGTTTTAGGATCATTTTTAATGGGGTTTTTAACCTGCCTGGCATGGGCACCATGTTTCGGTCCTTATGTTGTTGCAGTTGCCACTTACAGTGCATCAACTGGAGATATAAATTACAGTATTGTTAACATGGCTCTTTTCGCAGGAGGATTCTCATTAACTATACTCATCCTGGCATTTTTAATGTCAAAAATAGATCTTAAAGCCATAATAAAATATTCAGACTGGATTAGAATAATTTCAGGCGTGATAATTGCTCTGGCGGGTTTGTACATGTTAATAGGATTCTTATAATTTTTTTTACAAGCATGTATGGTGTTTTTTTAATGGATGTGATTTTATTAAATACAGTGGGATGGGATGAGTGGAAGGTGATGATTAAATGAAAGTAGGTTTCATAGGATTTGGAGAAGTAGC
Protein-coding sequences here:
- a CDS encoding cytochrome c biogenesis CcdA family protein, translating into METGYLLSFLAGIASIISPCVLPLIPVVVGFSILKRTNMEIVAFSLGFFLLFAVITTLTAIFTVAINHYLLYFRIAAALILVVIGILFIANKKLFNIPTAPSTVTESQKGVLGSFLMGFLTCLAWAPCFGPYVVAVATYSASTGDINYSIVNMALFAGGFSLTILILAFLMSKIDLKAIIKYSDWIRIISGVIIALAGLYMLIGFL